In one window of Plasmodium cynomolgi strain B DNA, chromosome 13, whole genome shotgun sequence DNA:
- a CDS encoding hypothetical protein (putative) has translation METQCMTQMAKRSDKKNTPLDRHKVFVRNIRENDVATLDEEFKKICNKYFFFKNKNNSTKSAICSFKTDKEAENFIQKYHDKKIKSSNIKCEFAFRKKYSDKKLISITYKRNKINHSNSIQLYTNCDVDTLVILSYLKNLFLLNKHLLVNILDESNQQERKTWPRELGSRGGDGKSRPTDNQRIDMNDDLSEEVTQNRDGDGDKPDADQPSNGEDVQVVVEKKLKEFEEIVVNIEKTNKILDNRTKQKLIEKMSNKNKSLSNKNCFVYTVEFLNLKLAAHFYTYINKKNFLNYLEDNVKNGGEKNVFFFHELCYISNNNRRVIVKNIKRTCHVENLQKLFKHIEKDPSIYIPKKNNKKQGYALVTFSSYQNLKKALLLNKSRLCGSTITVEEDRNPRLFKLLGVQVDGTGERSHQGGGNGGADKEADGEGSNDETDDGEGSNEETDDGGRSKDGTDYGERSSDGTDDGERSNEETDDGGRSSDGTDDAERSDDETDNAERSDDETDNAKSSDDGTDDGERRGERHGERTRDRASDVEEGKTLFITNIPMGSTDEEVQSYITKNISKNYIYIQMCRNNGNKISAFVKLKHKEDADTFLKKIGEYQEEEEEEEEENQNVIDKFYNMQKKKKERMKQILLKDHNSGKNAEILFFKNNYLMIKRAVSKDSIKNKKKIPMEEEKKKKKNRLYNNIHLVQDNDINNDHLGENIIKRNNDLMEKKKTLKK, from the exons atggaaactcAGTGTA TGACCCAAATGGCGAAACGAAGCGACAAGAAGAACACTCCACTCGACAGGCACAAAGTGTTCGTCAGAAATATTAGAGAAAATGACGTAGCCACGCTGgatgaagaatttaaaaaaatctgtaacaaatatttcttctttaaaaataaaaataactctACGAAAAGTGCTATCTGTTCATTCAAAACAGATAAGGAAgcagaaaattttatccaaAAATATCAtgataagaaaataaaaagcagcaatataaaatgtgaatttgctttcagaaaaaaatatagtgataaaaaattaatctcTATCACATacaaacgaaataaaattaaccaCTCGAATTCCATTCAGTTATACACCAACTGTGATGTCGATACCTTAGTCATCTTGAGCTACTTGAAAAATCTCTTCCTCTTAAATAAACACTTGTTGGTAAATATATTAGATGAATCTAATCAGCAGGAGAGGAAGACGTGGCCAAGAGAGCTGGGGTCCAGGGGAGGGGATGGGAAAAGCCGTCCCACGGATAATCAACGGATTGATATGAACGATGATCTTTCAGAAGAGGTCACACAAAACAGAGACGGTGATGGAGACAAACCTGACGCTGACCAACCCAGTAATGGGGAGGACGTCCAAGTAGTtgtcgaaaaaaaactcaaagagtttgaagaaattgtcgtaaatattgaaaaaacgaacaaaattttagaTAACAGAACGAAGCAAAAATTAATCGAAAAAATGtccaataaaaataaatcgctaagtaataaaaattgctttgTCTACACGGTTGAATTtctaaatttaaaattagcTGCCCATTTCTAcacatatattaataagaaaaattttttaaattacctAGAAGATAAcgttaaaaatgggggagaaaaaaatgtctttttttttcacgagcTCTGCTACATCAGCAATAACAACAGGAGAGTcatcgtaaaaaatattaaacgAACCTGCCATGTggaaaatttacaaaaactcTTCAAACATATAGAAAAGGATCCATCAATTTATATTcccaagaaaaataataaaaagcaGGGGTACGCCCTGGTTACCTTCTCTAGCTACCAAAACTTGAAGAAGGCCCTTCTGTTGAACAAATCCAGATTGTGCGGAAGCACCATCACTGTAGAGGAGGACAGAAATCCACGACTCTTCAAACTGCTCGGTGTGCAGGTGGACGGCACTGGGGAGAGAAGCCaccaaggaggaggaaacgGTGGGGCAGACAAAGAGGCCGATGGAGAGGGAAGCAACGACGAGACAGACGATGGAGAGGGAAGCAACGAAGAGACAGACGatggagggagaagcaaagaCGGGACAGATTATGGAGAGAGAAGCAGCGACGGGACAGACGATGGAGAAAGAAGCAACGAAGAGACAGACGatggagggagaagcagcgaCGGAACAGACGATGCAGAGAGAAGCGACGACGAGACAGACAATGCAGAGAGAAGCGACGACGAGACAGACAATGCAAAGAGTAGCGACGACGGGACGGACGATGGAGAGCGACGCGGCGAGCGACACGGAGAGCGAACCCGCGATCGCGCGAGCGACGTCGAGGAAGGGAAGACGCTGTTCATCACAAACATCCCGATGGGGAGCACCGACGAAGAAGTGCAGAGCTACATCACCAAGAACATCAGCAAAAactacatatacatacagaTGTGCAGAAACAACGGGAACAAAATTTCCGCGTTTGTAAAGCTGAAGCATAAAGAGGATGCtgacacatttttgaaaaaaattggggagtaccaggaagaggaggaggaagaagaagaagaaaaccaAAACGTAATTGACAAATTTTACAACatgcagaagaaaaaaaaggaaagaatgaAACAGATTCTCCTTAAAGATCATAACAGTGGGAAAAATGccgaaattttatttttcaaaaataattatttaatgatcaAAAGGGCAGTCAGTAAGGACTccataaagaataaaaaaaaaattcccatggaggaagaaaaaaaaaaaaagaaaaacagacTGTACAATAACATACACCTGGTACAGGACAATGACATAAACAATGATCACCTGGGAGAAAACATAATCAAAAGAAACAACGacttaatggaaaaaaaaaaaactcttaaaaaataa
- a CDS encoding circumsporozoite protein (putative), with protein sequence MKGAANDEDPVEVGNCALVGGNELGSSFLCVGCSGEASHIDGGTANRPGEENPLTEADSDKKAHPVSVLNKVKNVKNEIDAETKPNAQISNNDTYVENPPNDNECGEGHSNTHVGDNDKPPNVGANSSGVLIPNGIGATRNGELIPNGCGATSSGERIPNGCGATNSGERIPNGCGATNSGERIPNGSGALNVEDDAPLDEGNFSADDRPEENADSTGSFMLEEDTNLSRRAYRNFHICSIFIHGTLLLMVILLIGILCHDFMKASSISQKERIMIYFCGLLLSMLGLHLCLNLYMSIVLLRQAEVSKMLKTVEAKIHVIVLVYFSMCAYIYFFEGKNYPISSTFSFTIILAIIYYFMPIFLYIILRILFIIVILVLIFVKRKSPTPKKILKKLKIMKYVEYRKYCEEEACFGSAYFTNWRELNGEGVSVPQEGVMGTREAMTTTAVEGGTGIAAPGGDNKGDNVASVEPTSNCNGDGNTISTATSCVQGSSANGSRSGSGSGRPNGGGPLSSSANDRPTRSGNSNTRSNLERHLFYDRAGRATGRGGGSSSRGGTQANDRERDDPASGNQNGRDNSNQDVPPSYDNNREVPNAIDEANGEPNKDGKSAAVFEYFQKVLKKKKNAMENENAQVHENNLEENSFHINIESSDYVCSICCVEYLNDDDICILPCNYLHYYHKELFVR encoded by the exons atgaaaggtGCAGCAAATGATGAGGATCCTGTAGAGGTGGGAAATTGCGCTCTGGTTGGGGGAAACGAGTTGGGAAGTAGCTTTTTGTGTGTCGGCTGCAGTGGCGAGGCATCCCACATTGACGGAGGAACTGCCAATCGCCCAGGCGAGGAAAATCCCCTAACAGAGGCGGACAGTGATAAAAAGGCGCATCCTGTGAGCGTCCTcaataaggtaaaaaatgttaaaaatgaaattgatGCGGAGACAAAACCCAACGCCCAAATTAGTAACAACGACACGTATGTAGAGAACCCCCCGAATGATAACGAGTGTGGAGAGGGGCATAGCAACACTCACGTGGGTGATAATGATAAGCCTCCAAATGTTGGAGCGAACAGCAGTGGTGTGCTCATTCCAAATGGCATTGGCGCTACCAGAAATGGCGAGCTCATTCCAAATGGCTGTGGCGCTACCAGCAGTGGTGAGCGCATTCCAAATGGCTGTGGCGCTACCAACAGTGGTGAGCGCATTCCAAATGGCTGTGGCGCTACCAACAGTGGTGAGCGCATTCCAAATGGCAGTGGAGCGTTAAATGTGGAGGATGATGCGCCGCTGGATGAAGGGAATTTCTCAGCGGATGACAGACCCGAAGAGAACGCAGACAGTACAGGCAGCTTCATGTTAGAAGAAGACACAAATTTATCCCGAAGAGCGTATCGAAATTTTCACATATGTTCCATATTTATTCATGGGACTTTGTTATTAATGGTGATATTACTGATAGGGATTTTATGTCATGATTTTATGAAGGCATCATCTATTTCGCAGAAGGAGAGGATAATGATTTACTTCTGTGGGTTGTTGCTCAGCATGTTAGGGTTACATCTTTGcctaaatttatatatgtctATAGTGTTACTGAGACAAGCCGAAGTTTCAAAGATGTTAAAAACGGTGGAAGCCAAAATTCACGTTATTGTTTTGGTGTACTTTtccatgtgtgcatatatttacttttttgaagGCAAGAATTACCCCATAAGTTCCACCTTTTCCTTCACCATCATTTTAGCtatcatatattattttatgccgatatttttatatataattttgagGATTCTGTTCATAATTGTCATTTTggtattaatttttgttaagaGGAAGAGTCCCACTCCGAAGaagattttgaaaaaattgaaaattatgaaatatGTAGAGTATAGGAAGTATTGCGAGGAGGAGGCTTGCTTTGGTAGTGCCTATTTTACGAACTGGAGGGAGCTAAACGGGGAGGGTGTATCGGTTCCACAGGAGGGAGTGATGGGTACGAGGGAGGCTATGACGACCACCGCTGTGGAGGGAGGTACAGGGATTGCTGCACCTGGTGGTGATAACAAGGGGGACAACGTTGCGTCAGTTGAGCCCACGTCAAATTGCAATGGGGACGGGAACACCATCTCGACGGCAACGTCCTGCGTGCAGGGCAGCAGTGCGAATGGAAGCAGGAGCGGGAGCGGAAGTGGCCGTCCGAATGGAGGCGGTCCCCTTAGCAGTAGCGCGAATGACCGACCAACCCGCAGCGGCAACAGTAACACGAGGAGTAACCTCGAGCGGCACCTTTTCTATGACCGCGCTGGAAGAGCTACCGGTAGAGGAGGGGGGTCCTCCAGTCGTGGAGGTACTCAAGCTAACGACAGAGAGAGAGACGACCCGGCGAGCGGTAACCAAAATGGCAGAGATAACTCCAATCAGGATGTTCCCCCGAGTTACGATAACAATCGCGAGGTTCCAAATGCCATCGACGAAGCTAATGGAGAGCCAAATAAAGACGGCAAATCAGCAGCCGTATTTGAGTACTTCCAAAaagttttgaaaaaaaaaaaaaatgctatggaaaatgaaaatgcacAAGtacatgaaaataatttggaggaaaattcctttcatataaatatcGAGAGCTCCGATTATGTTTGTTCAATCTGCTGCGTCGAGTACCTAAATGACGATGATATTTGTATTCTGCCCTGTAACTATCTGCATTACTATCACAAGGA ATTATTCGTCCGTTAG
- a CDS encoding BOP1-like WD40 protein (putative), with translation MSEEKDYLTGSTSAESHSGGGKDQQGEMVSSPNSSGERKTENEQGGMLDAEREGEADKERNEEGRAAKMSKKKEKKEKKKEKGGTKKEGTEKEGTEKEGTDERVEAGTKAGMKQKKKGQNKSERKKESGTDAKITPQKGPEKSGRRAAKKKGHKEGKGERTNERKTGGGKKNKKGTDYEDTTGSDVFNSSVRSDNTRRGKNIFANEEIEESDDEYNLNTLGNFDLKHYEDLDILGYDIWGNKIEKKDENAIDDFIESKTDKNAWRKIKDKKNNRIVELTNKDLEIIKSIRQNKVAKYLNEENYVYENEKEEYKLGMKESANRKYKQSAEEKKIQKIIMHLMDREKNPEKYKKEEDEYKLLYDLWRNKIYDDFKNVNEMNLPNILPGHKYSYNPPPELMYNSAERRKILKQNNDAFITQNFEKIRNIEFYKKTYFELYQRCLDLYLCSRSLKNVLHIKKEDLLPKLPSTQSLKPYPNHPFVKYIMDDTLSGDRNKYLSQIDVSEDHHVVYVVQCGKLYIFDVLTSYNIAVIDLAYYYGRILPMGKGSEKNGGTTFDNIRIKANKAYDIVAVSFANTILLFHYENFIPPAKSGADNIEEVYRTDSKRRKNSLGDGEENSRSEETLSEERHSEGDDAHLSDDDDFEGSLDDDDVGEDGRDQGDDGEEEDHRDEELGKNEEDAEEMPSRRKCEPLSRTVAYYKTKGLLSVFHKNFKSSEEYVYSPDVDVKWKHIKPNDR, from the exons ATGAGTGAAGAGAAGGACTACCTCACGGGTAGCACCTCCGCAGAGAGTCACAGCGGTGGAGGGAAGGACCAACAAGGGGAAATGGTGAGCAGCCCGAACAGCAGTGGTGAGAGGAAGACGGAAAATGAACAAGGGGGTATGCTCGATGCGGAgcgagaaggagaagcagataAGGAAAGAAACGAGGAGGGGCGAGCGGCGAAAATGAgtaagaagaaggagaagaaggagaagaagaaggagaagggggggaCGAAGAAGGAGGGGACGGAGAAGGAGGGGACGGAGAAGGAGGGGACGGACGAGCGGGTCGAAGCTGGAACCAAAGCGGGgatgaaacagaaaaaaaaggggcaaaataaatcggaaaggaaaaaggaaagcggAACGGACGCGAAAATCACCCCACAGAAGGGACCAGAAAAGTCGGGCCGTAGAGcagcaaaaaagaagggcCACAAGGAAGGCAAAGGAGAACGCACAAATGAACGAAAAacagggggagggaaaaaaaacaaaaagggaacggaCTATGAGGACACCACTGGGAGCGACGTATTCAACTCCAGCGTGAGGAGTGATAACaccaggagggggaaaaacatttttgcgaACGAGGAAATTGAGGAGAGTGACGATGAGTACAACTTAAACACGCTCGGGAATTTCGACCTGAAGCATTACGAAGATTTGGACATTTTGG GGTACGACATTTgggggaacaaaattgagaagaaGGACGAAAACGCCATCGACGACTTCATCGAGTCCAAGACAGACAAAAACgcatggagaaaaataaaagataaaaaaaacaaccgaATTGTGGAGCTGACCAACAAGGACctagaaataattaaaagtaTTCGTCAAAACAAAGTGGCGAAATATCTGAACGAGGAAAATTACGTgtacgaaaatgaaaaggaggaatACAAATTGGGAATGAAGGAGTCAGCCAACCGCAAGTACAAACAATCagcagaggaaaaaaaaatacaaaaaataataatgcatttaatggatagagaaaaaaatccagagaaatataaaaaagaagaggacgAATATAAATTGCTGTACGATTTGtggaggaacaaaatttacgatgattttaaaaatgtaaacgaAATGAATTTGCCAAATATTTTACCAGGACATAAATATAGTTACAATCCTCCCCCTGAATTAATGTACAATTCAgcagaaagaagaaaaattttaaaacaaaataatgatgcttttattacacaaaattttgaaaaaatcagaaatatcgaattttataaaaaaacatattttgaattatatCAGAGGTGTTTAGATTTATACCTCTGTTCGAgatcattaaaaaatgtgctccATATCAAAAAGGAGGATTTACTCCCCAAATTGCCATCCACCCAATCGTTGAAACCTTATCCGAATCATCCATTTGTGAAGTATATCATGGATGACACCCTGAGTGGGGATAGAAATAAATACCTGAGCCAGATAGACGTAAGCGAAGATCATCATGTTGTGTATGTAGTTCAATGTGGAAAGCTCTACATCTTCGACGTTCTGACGTCATACAATATTGCCGTGATAGACTTGGCTTACTATTATGGAAGGATACTTCCCATGGGGAAAGGctcggaaaaaaatggaggaacaacttttgataatattcgcATAAAGGCCAATAAGGCGTATGACATCGTAGCGGTGTCCTTTGCTAATACGATTCTGCTTTTCCATTATGAGAACTTCATTCCTCCAGCCAAGTCAGGTGCGGACAATATCGAGGAAGTATATCGCACTGACTCCAAACGGAGGAAGAACTCTCTTGGGGACGGTGAGGAAAATAGCAGAAGTGAAGAAACCCTGTCGGAAGAGCGTCACAGTGAGGGGGACGACGCACATTTGTCGGACGATGACGATTTCGAGGGTTCTCtggatgatgatgatgtTGGCGAGGATGGCAGGGACCAAGGGGACGAcggtgaggaggaggaccatAGGGATGAAGAATTaggcaaaaatgaggaagacgCGGAGGAGATGCCCTCGAGAAGGAAATGCGAACCGTTGAGCAGGACTGTGGCTTATTATAAGACGAAAGGTCTACTCAGCGTgtttcacaaaaattttaaaagttcGGAGGAATACGTGTACTCCCCCGATGTGGACGTGAAGTGGAAGCACATCAAACCGAATGACCGG
- a CDS encoding hypothetical protein (putative), translating to MIGITIITGFLGAGKTTLLKNLLKESLRNGKKIAIIHNEFTENNNNIDKIVFKDINDIYNFPKEGAARGDARGGVGKDEQNGAKSDGHNEAKDRTKSDEQNGAKDITKGDGHNGAKDITKGDGHNGAKDRTKSEGQSDLESDQNDITIVNRIEKEEGYIYELNNGCLCCSNKSNFVKLIENILAMKSSYDYIFVEVAGVYDNIQLNNLLWLDDLNKSQIYLDSIVYVLDAYNLVNSFQGGDSFPCHGALAEAASQFAATQAEKEQNLPCGEEEERRNQRNVNLPPGGTPSGNEQLIVCDVVIINKVDKITEQEKEKIKSFVRNMNPLSSIYLTSYATLPMEQLTELKCYEKKNIKDVLENSMNSHTADRKHVFHYNDFVNCSLKYEHSIPYLVHLSEKLNKMKNKFVQAKSKSTLRQILSSKKKNIFSFKKINETLVSLLWSKNLEIYRGKGVFVAFNDDVYTHKSKLKLNMYYYQSVGDLYEIDLIMSDLHTFFLSALDGVQSQMGSVSVLNDNENDGSIECPNHGNDHSIEHPNHGDDHSIEHPNHGDDHFIEHPNHGDDISDIENYLSDSSSRSEESDSRGGGEYNVKSILSGGDVFTSCFLFIGKHIDVEGVKRKLNNCLDMRSIQLKGFFAWKILGDPRHSNNLSATNSIYCDISLEFIPIKSQVIN from the exons ATGATCGGAATCACCATCATCACTGGGTTCCTCGGGGCGGGCAAAACCACCCTGCTGAAGAACCTCCTGAAGGAGAGCCtccgaaatggaaaaaaaatcgcaataATCCACAACGAGTTCACAGAGAATAATAACAACATCGACAAAATTGTGTTCAAGGATATAAAcgatatttataatttcccCAAGGAGGGGGCAGCCAGGGGGGATGCGCGGGGGGGAGTGGGAAAGGACGAGCAAAACGGGGCGAAGAGTGACGGGCACAACGAGGCGAAGGACAGGACGAAGAGTGACGAGCAAAACGGGGCGAAGGACATAACGAAGGGTGACGGGCACAACGGGGCGAAGGACATAACGAAGGGTGACGGGCACAACGGGGCGAAGGACAGAACGAAGAGTGAGGGGCAGTCCGATTTGGAGAGCGACCAAAACGACATAACCATTGTAAATAGAatcgaaaaagaagagggcTACATCTACGAACTGAACAACGGCTGCCTCTGCTGCTCCAATAAAAGCAACTTTGTCAAGCTGATTGAAAATATCCTTGCCATGAAAAGCTCCTACGACTATATCTTTGTCGAAGTGGCGGGGGTGTATGACAACATCCAGCTGAACAATTTATTGTGGCTAGATGATCTGAACAAGTCCCAAATTTACCTTGACAGTATTGTCTACGTTTTGGATGCCTATAATTTGGTGAATTCCTTCCAAGGGGGGGATTCATTCCCCTGCCATGGCGCCCTAGCGGAAGCTGCATCCCAGTTCGCTGCCACTCAGGCAGAAAAAGAACAGAACCTCCCAtgtggggaagaagaagagaggAGGAACCAAAGAAATGTTAACCTCCCCCCCGGAGGAACCCCCTCCGGCAACGAACAACTAATCGTGTGCGACGttgtaattataaataaggTAGATAAAATTACTGaacaggaaaaggaaaaaataaaatccttCGTTAGAAATATGAACCCATTAAGTTCCATCTACCTGACCAGTTATGCTACCCTCCCGATGGAACAGCTAACAGAACTAAAGtgttacgaaaaaaaaaatataaaagatgtGTTGGAAAATTCGATGAACAGTCACACTGCAGATCGAAAGCACGTATTCCATTACAACGATTTTGTTAATTGCTCACTGAAGTATGAACACAGCATTCCTTACCTAGTTCATCTAAGTGAAAaactaaataaaatgaaaaataaatttgtccaagcaaaaagtaaaagcaCACTGAGACAGATcctttcttcaaaaaaaaaaaatattttttctttcaaaaaaattaacgaaaCTTTAGTTTCTCTTTTATGGagtaaaaatttagaaatcTATCGAGGCAAGGGCGTTTTTGTTGCCTTCAATGATGATGTCTACACCCACAAGAGCAAGCTAAAGCTAAACATGTACTACTACCAGAGTGTGGGTGACCTGTATGAAATCGATTTAATCATGAGTGACCTTCACACGTTTTTTCTGTCTGCCCTGGATGGGGTGCAATCACAGATGGGCAGTGTGTCAGTGTTGAATGATAACGAGAATGACGGTTCCATCGAATGTCCCAACCATGGAAACGACCATTCCATCGAACATCCCAACCATGGGGACGACCACTCCATCGAACATCCCAACCATGGGGACGACCACTTCATCGAACATCCCAACCATGGGGACGACATATCCGACATTGAGAACTACCTTTCGGACTCCTCCTCCAGAAGCGAGGAAAGTGACAGTCGCGGTGGAGGAGAGTACAACGTAAAGAGCATTTTAAGTGGGGGGGACGTCTTTACATCATGCTTCCTCTTCATAGGGAAACATATCGACGTGGAGGGGGTCAAGCGAAAATTAAATAACTGTCT AGATATGAGGTCCATCCAGTTAAAGGGATTCTTTGCGTGGAAAATTTTGGGAGACCCCAGACACTCCAACAACCTATCCGCCACAAATTCAATATACTGCGACATTAGTCTTGAGTTCATTCCAATTAAATCACAAG TTATCAATTAA
- a CDS encoding ribonucleoside-diphosphate reductase small chain (putative), with protein MDCPQICANGGRAEYFESPYFFKKGFSDLQKSKEVNEKILSKETDRFTLYPILYPDVWDFYKKAEASFWTAEEIDLSSDLKDFEKLNENEKHFIKHVLAFFAASDGIVLENLASKFLRQVQITEAKKFYSFQIAVENIHSETYSLLIDNYIKDEKERMNLFHAIENIPAVKNKALWAAKWINDTNSFAERIVANACVEGILFSGSFCAIFWFKKQNKLHGLTFSNELISRDEGLHTDFNCLIYSLLENKLPEEVVQNIVKEAVEVERSFICESLPCDLIGMNSRLMSQYIEFVADRLLECLGSPKIFHAKNPFNWMDLISLQGKTNFFEKRVADYQKSGVMAQRKDQVFSLNSDF; from the exons ATGGATTGCCC TCAAATTTGTGCAAATGGCGGACGTGCTGAATATTTCGAAAGtccctattttttcaaaaaaggatttagcgatttgcaaaaaagtaaagagGTGAATGAAAAGATCCTGAGTAAAGAGACAGACCGATTTACATTGTATCCCATTTTATACCCAGACGTTTGggatttttacaaaaaagcgGAGGCGTCCTTTTGGACAGCTGAAGAAATTGATTTGTCTAGCGATTTAAAAGatttcgaaaaattaaatgaaaatgaaaaacatttCATAAAACATGTGTTGGCGTTCTTTGCAGCCAGTGATGGAATAGTGTTAGAAAATTTAGCTAGCAAATTTTTACGCCAGGTACAAATTACGGAAgcaaagaaattttattcgTTCCAAATTGCTGTTGAAAATATTCACTCGGAGACGTACAGCTTGTTAATTGATAACTACATAAAGGACGAGAAGGAAAGAATGAATCTGTTTCACGCAATAGAAAATATCCCTGCTGTGAAGAACAAAGCGTTATGGGCAGCCAAGTGGATAAACGACACCAACTCTTTTGCAGAAAGGATAGTAGCCAATGCCTGTGTAGAGGGTATCCTATTTAGTGGAAGTTTTTGTGCCATCTTTTGGTTTAAGAAGCAGAATAAGTTACATGGACTTACGTTTAGTAATGAGCTAATTAGTCGAGATGAAGGACTGCATACAGATTTTAATTGCCTGATTTATAGCCTTCTCGAAAATAAGCTTCCAGAAGAAGTGGTCCAAAATATTGTTAAAGAGGCCGTAGAGGTAGAGCGCTCTTTTATTTGCGAATCATTACCTTGTGATTTAATTGGAATGAACTCAAGACTAATGTCGCAGTATATTGAATTTGTGGCGGATAGGTTGTTGGAGTGTCTGGGGTCTCCCAAAATTTTCCACGCAAAGAATCCCTTTAACTGGATGGACCTCATATCTCTGCAGGGCAAAACCAACTTTTTCGAGAAGCGGGTCGCCGATTATCAGAAATCGGGGGTCATGGCGCAGAGAAAGGACCAGGTCTTTTCCCTCAACAGCGACTTCTGA